The genomic DNA GATGGTCAGCGAGACGTTCTTCTCGGCGAAGTCGGCCAGTTGTTCCAGGGCCAGCACGTCGATGGCGACGTTTTCGCACTTGGCTTCGATGGCGGTGCCGGCATTGCCCGGTGCCACGAAAACCTTCTGCACACGGGGATCCTGGGCCACTTTCCAGGCCAGGGCGTGTTCGCGGCCACCGCTGCCAATGATCAAAACATTCATTTCAAAAACCTCGGATGACGCTGATTCTGTTGAGCATCGCACAGATGCTTTCTGTGGGAGTGAGCTTGTGTGGGAGCTGGGCTTGTGTGGGAGCAAGGCTTGCCCGCGATAGCATCACCTCGGTTTGCCTGATGGACCGAGTTGCCTGCATCGCGGGCAAGCCTTGCTCCCACAGAGCCTTGCTCCCACACACAACCCAGCTTCCACATTGAGCGATATTAGTGACGGAAGTGGCGCATGCCAGTGAAGACCATGGCGATGCCGGCTTCATCGGCAGCGGCGATCACTTCGCTGTCACGCATCGAACCACCCGGCTGGATCACGGCGGTGATGCCGACCTTGGCCGCGTTGTCGATGCCGTCGCGGAACGGGAAGAACGCATCGGAGGCCATGACCGCGCCCTGTACCTGCAAGCCGGCGTGTTCAGCCTTGATGGCGGCGATGCGGGCCGAGTTCACGCGGCTCATCTGGCCGGCGCCGACACCGATGGTCTGGCGGTTCTTGGCGTAGACGATGGCGTTGGACTTGACGTACTTGGCGACTTTCCAGGCGAAGATCAGGTCGTTGATTTCCTGCTCGCTCGGGGCACGCTGGGTCACGACCTTGAGGTCTTCGCTGCCGATCATGCCGATGTCACGGCTCTGGACCAGCAGGCCGCCGTTGACGCGCTTGTAATCCCAGGCCGGCGCACGATCGGCCGACCATTGGCCGCAGGCCAGCAGGCGCACGTTGGCCTTGGCAGCCACGATGGCGCGGGCTTCTTCACTGACCGAAGGGGCGATGATCACTTCGACGAACTGGCGCTCGACGATGGCCTTGGCGGTCTCGGCGTCCAGCTCACGGTTGAAGGCGATGATGCCGCCGAAGGCCGACTCGGTGTCGGTTGCGTAGGCCAGTTCGTAGGCCTGGCGGATGCCGCCCTCGGCGTCCGGGCTCACGGCCACGCCGCACGGGTTGGCGTGCTTGACGATCACGCAGGCGGGCTTGACGAAGCTCTTGACGCATTCCAGCGCGGCGTCGGTGTCGGCCACATTGTTGAACGACAGTTCCTTGCCTTGCAGTTGGGTGGCGGTGGCGATGCCGACTTCGGCAGGCTTGGCTTCCACGTAGAACGCTGCGCTCTGGTGCGGGTTCTCGCCGTAGCGCATTTCCTGGGCCTTGACGAACTGGGTGTTGAAGGTGCGCGGGAACTCGCTGCGGCCTTCGGTCGACAGGGTTTCAGCAGCCTGGTTCACAGTGCCCATGTAGTTGGCGATCATTCCGTCGTAGGCGGCGGTGTGTTCGAAAGCCTTGAGCATCAGGTCGAAACGCTGGGCGTAGGTCAGGCCGCCGGCCTTGAGGTTTTCCAGCACGCTGGCGTAGTCGCTGGCGTTGACCACGATGGCCACGTCTTTATGGTTCTTGGCCGCCGAGCGGACCATGGTCGGGCCGCCGATGTCGATGTTCTCGATGGCGGTCGGCAGGTCGCAACCTGGCTTGTTGATGGTGGCTTCGAACGGGTAGAGGTTGACCGCCACCAGGTCGATCGGCTTGATGCCGTGTTCGTTCATGATGGCGTCGTCGATGCCGCGACGGCCCAGGATCCCACCGTGGATTTTCGGGTGCAGGGTCTTGACCCGACCGTCCATCATTTCCGCAAAACCGGTGTAGTCCGCGACTTCCACTGCGGCAACGCCGTTGTCCTGCAGCAGCTTGAAGGTCCCGCCGGTGGAGAGAATCTCGACGCCCAGCTGTTGCAGCTCGCGGGCGAATTCGAGGATCCCGGTCTTGTCGGAAACGCTGATCAAGGCGCGGCGGATCGGCAGGCGGGTGGTCTGGTCGGTCATTTCAATTTCCATCAAAAGCAAGGGAAGTCAGCAAAAAAGGCGACCGTTTTTTATGCGGGCGCCTTTCTGGTTTGATTGAATGCTTACAGCAGATCGTACTGCTTGAGTTTCTTGCGCAGGGTGCCGCGGTTCAGGCCCAGCAGCTCACTGGCCTTGGTCTGGTTGCCCTTGACGTAGTTCATCACGCTTTCGAGCAGCGGTGCCTCGACTTCGGAAAGCACCAGGTTGTACACATCCGTGACGGCAGCGCCCTCAAGGTGGGCGAAATAATTGTGCAGCGCCTTCTCGACACTCCCGCGAAGGGTCTGACCTTCTTCGCTGGGCGTGTTGAGGTGCTGTTTCAAATTCACGTTGTCGCTCACGGGTGTTGTTCCACTCACTAAAGTCTCGGTCATCATCGTCATGCGGCCACCCCTTCGTCCCCTGTCAGGCTCTTGTAACGCTCAGCGAAGAACGCCTGAACGTCGGCGCATTGTGCTTGCGTACCATCCAAACGATTGAAACGGGCGCGAAACTCCCTGGCGCCCGGCAGGGTTGCGAGATACCAGCCCACATGCTTGCGAGCGATGCGTACGCCCATGACCTCTCCGTAGAAGGCATGTAGCGCGGCCAGATGCTCTAGCAGAATACGTTCCACCTCGGACAACTGTGGCGCAGCGAGCTTTTCGCCGGTGCGCAGATAGTGTTCGATCTCACGAAAAATCCATGGCCGCCCCTGGGCGGCCCGACCGATCAACAGGCCATCGGCACCGGTGGCGTCCAGCACGTACCGGGCCTTCTCGGGCGAGTCAACGTCGCCGTTGGCAAACACCGGAATCGACACCGCCTGCTTGATCGCGGCGATGGTGTCGTACTCGGCTTCGCCGGTGTACAGGTCGGCACGGGTGCGGCCATGGACCGCCAACGCCGTGATGCCCGCCTGTTCGGCGATCTTCGCCACCACCAGGCCATTCTTGTTCTCCCGGTCCCACCCGGTGCGGATCTTCAGGGTCACCGGCACATCGACCGCGGCCACTACGGCCTGCAGGATCTCGGTGACCAGCGCTTCATCTTTCAACAGTGCCGAGCCGGCGGCCTTGTTGCAGACCTTTTTCGCCGGGCAG from Pseudomonas beijingensis includes the following:
- the purH gene encoding bifunctional phosphoribosylaminoimidazolecarboxamide formyltransferase/IMP cyclohydrolase, with product MTDQTTRLPIRRALISVSDKTGILEFARELQQLGVEILSTGGTFKLLQDNGVAAVEVADYTGFAEMMDGRVKTLHPKIHGGILGRRGIDDAIMNEHGIKPIDLVAVNLYPFEATINKPGCDLPTAIENIDIGGPTMVRSAAKNHKDVAIVVNASDYASVLENLKAGGLTYAQRFDLMLKAFEHTAAYDGMIANYMGTVNQAAETLSTEGRSEFPRTFNTQFVKAQEMRYGENPHQSAAFYVEAKPAEVGIATATQLQGKELSFNNVADTDAALECVKSFVKPACVIVKHANPCGVAVSPDAEGGIRQAYELAYATDTESAFGGIIAFNRELDAETAKAIVERQFVEVIIAPSVSEEARAIVAAKANVRLLACGQWSADRAPAWDYKRVNGGLLVQSRDIGMIGSEDLKVVTQRAPSEQEINDLIFAWKVAKYVKSNAIVYAKNRQTIGVGAGQMSRVNSARIAAIKAEHAGLQVQGAVMASDAFFPFRDGIDNAAKVGITAVIQPGGSMRDSEVIAAADEAGIAMVFTGMRHFRH
- the fis gene encoding DNA-binding transcriptional regulator Fis yields the protein MTMMTETLVSGTTPVSDNVNLKQHLNTPSEEGQTLRGSVEKALHNYFAHLEGAAVTDVYNLVLSEVEAPLLESVMNYVKGNQTKASELLGLNRGTLRKKLKQYDLL
- the dusB gene encoding tRNA dihydrouridine synthase DusB encodes the protein MSAVRIGPYTLQNGLVLAPMAGVTDQPFRQLCKRLGAGLVVSEMVTSDMSLWNTRKSRLRMIHEGDPEPRSVQIAGGDAQMLAEAARANVELGAQIIDINMGCPAKKVCNKAAGSALLKDEALVTEILQAVVAAVDVPVTLKIRTGWDRENKNGLVVAKIAEQAGITALAVHGRTRADLYTGEAEYDTIAAIKQAVSIPVFANGDVDSPEKARYVLDATGADGLLIGRAAQGRPWIFREIEHYLRTGEKLAAPQLSEVERILLEHLAALHAFYGEVMGVRIARKHVGWYLATLPGAREFRARFNRLDGTQAQCADVQAFFAERYKSLTGDEGVAA